A window of the Odocoileus virginianus isolate 20LAN1187 ecotype Illinois chromosome 20, Ovbor_1.2, whole genome shotgun sequence genome harbors these coding sequences:
- the LOC110123646 gene encoding zinc finger protein 529 isoform X1 has protein sequence MGSSSRRTDGSSASSEVESIATCLTAHTSFNGDNLHRSPHAVIPEVEFLDQFFTVLTMDHELVTFRDVVISFSQEEWEYLDSAQRDLYWDVMMENYSNLVSLDLESKYDTKTLSVEKDILEKNNSQWEVIENSKLVGLQNSIFRNDWQNKRKIEVQRPEVGCFSQIKIISEKVHSYKNHKFLTLHQRFHDSKKPFEYKQYGKVLSCELSVDEYEKIHSGKKTSECSKYWETFGVDDPHTLQLNIHTGVKPCKCMECGNVFSFYEDLSVHRDDQKCYKCKEYGRTFRRTEEITSFQRIDDCEKPYECTFCGKSFRVHAQLTRHQKIHTDEKPYKCMECGKDFRFHSQLTEHQRIHTGEKPYKCIQCEKVFRISSQLIEHQRIHTGEKPYACKQCGKTFGVCRELARHQRIHTGKKPYECKACGKVFRNSSSLTRHQRIHTGEKPYQCKECGKAFGVGSELTRHQRIHSGQKPYECKECGKFFRLTSALIQHQRIHSGEKPYECKVCEKAFRHSSALTEHQRIHTGEKPYECKACGKAFRHSSSFTKHQRIHNGKKPYECKECGNAYSMGRHLT, from the exons TTTCAATGGAGACAATCTCCATAGAAGTCCTCATGCTGTCATACCAGAAGTGGAATTCCTCGATCAATTCTTTACAGTTCTAACCATGGACCAT GAACTGGTGACATTCAGGGATGTGGTCATCAGCTTCTCTCAGGAGGAGTGGGAATATCTGGATTCTGCTCAGAGGGACTTGTACTGGGATGTGATGATGGAAAATTACAGCAACTTGGTCTCACTGG ACTTGGAATCCAAGTATGACACAAAGACTTTATCTGTAGAAAAGGacattcttgaaaaaaataattctcagtGGGAAGTAATAGAAAACAGTAAATTAGTTGGCCTTCAGAATTCCATTTTTAGAAATGATTGGCAAAACAAAAGGAAGATTGAAGTACAAAGACCTGAAGTGGGATGTTTCAGTCAAATAAAAATCATCTCTGAAAAGGTGCACAGTTACAAAAATCACAAATTTCTTACATTACATCAGAGATTTCATGATAGCAAGAAGCCCTTTGAATATAAGCAATATGGGAAGGTCCTTAGTTGTGAATTAAGCGTTGATGAATATGAGAAAATACATAGTGGTAAAAAAACCTCTGAATGTAGTAAATATTGGGAAACCTTTGGAGTAGATGACCCCCATACCCTACAACTGAATATTCATACTGGTGTGAAACCTTGTAAATGTATGGAATGTGGGAACGTATTTAGTTTTTATGAAGACCTTAGTGTACACCGTGATGATCAGAAGTGCTATAAATGTAAGGAATATGGAAGGACTTTTAGAAGAACTGAAGAAATCACTTCAtttcaaagaattgatgattgTGAGAAACCATATGAATGCACTTTTTGTGGGAAATCTTTTAGAGTGCATGCACAACTTACTAGACATCAGAAAATCCATACTGAtgagaaaccttacaaatgtatGGAATGTGGCAAGGATTTTCGATTTCATTCACAGCTAACcgaacatcagagaattcatactggtgagaaaccATACAAATGTATTCAATGTGAGAAGGTCTTTAGAATTAGTTCACAGCTTATtgaacatcagagaattcatactggtgaAAAACCTTATGCATGTAAACAATGTGGGAAGACTTTTGGAGTCTGTAGAGAACTTGCTCGACATCAAAGAATTCATACTGGTAAGAAACCCTATGAATGCAAGGCATGTGGAAAGGTCTTTAGAAATAGTTCATCCCTGACCagacatcagagaattcatactggcgAGAAACCATAtcaatgtaaggaatgtgggaaagcGTTTGGAGTAGGTAGTGAACTTACTcgacatcagagaattcacagtGGTcagaaaccttatgaatgtaaAGAGTGTGGAAAGTTCTTTAGACTTACTTCAGCTCTTATTCAACATCAAAGAATTCATAGTGGTGAGAAACCATATGAATGTAAGGTATGTGAGAAGGCTTTTAGACACAGTTCAGCCCTTACtgaacatcagagaattcatactggagagaaaccctatgaatgtaaagCATGTGGGAAGGCCTTTAGACATAGTTCATCCTTTACaaaacatcagagaattcacaatggtaagaaaccctatgaatgtaaggaatgtggtaATGCTTATAGTATGGGCAGGCACCTTACTTGA
- the LOC110123646 gene encoding zinc finger protein 529 isoform X2 produces the protein MDHELVTFRDVVISFSQEEWEYLDSAQRDLYWDVMMENYSNLVSLDLESKYDTKTLSVEKDILEKNNSQWEVIENSKLVGLQNSIFRNDWQNKRKIEVQRPEVGCFSQIKIISEKVHSYKNHKFLTLHQRFHDSKKPFEYKQYGKVLSCELSVDEYEKIHSGKKTSECSKYWETFGVDDPHTLQLNIHTGVKPCKCMECGNVFSFYEDLSVHRDDQKCYKCKEYGRTFRRTEEITSFQRIDDCEKPYECTFCGKSFRVHAQLTRHQKIHTDEKPYKCMECGKDFRFHSQLTEHQRIHTGEKPYKCIQCEKVFRISSQLIEHQRIHTGEKPYACKQCGKTFGVCRELARHQRIHTGKKPYECKACGKVFRNSSSLTRHQRIHTGEKPYQCKECGKAFGVGSELTRHQRIHSGQKPYECKECGKFFRLTSALIQHQRIHSGEKPYECKVCEKAFRHSSALTEHQRIHTGEKPYECKACGKAFRHSSSFTKHQRIHNGKKPYECKECGNAYSMGRHLT, from the exons ATGGACCAT GAACTGGTGACATTCAGGGATGTGGTCATCAGCTTCTCTCAGGAGGAGTGGGAATATCTGGATTCTGCTCAGAGGGACTTGTACTGGGATGTGATGATGGAAAATTACAGCAACTTGGTCTCACTGG ACTTGGAATCCAAGTATGACACAAAGACTTTATCTGTAGAAAAGGacattcttgaaaaaaataattctcagtGGGAAGTAATAGAAAACAGTAAATTAGTTGGCCTTCAGAATTCCATTTTTAGAAATGATTGGCAAAACAAAAGGAAGATTGAAGTACAAAGACCTGAAGTGGGATGTTTCAGTCAAATAAAAATCATCTCTGAAAAGGTGCACAGTTACAAAAATCACAAATTTCTTACATTACATCAGAGATTTCATGATAGCAAGAAGCCCTTTGAATATAAGCAATATGGGAAGGTCCTTAGTTGTGAATTAAGCGTTGATGAATATGAGAAAATACATAGTGGTAAAAAAACCTCTGAATGTAGTAAATATTGGGAAACCTTTGGAGTAGATGACCCCCATACCCTACAACTGAATATTCATACTGGTGTGAAACCTTGTAAATGTATGGAATGTGGGAACGTATTTAGTTTTTATGAAGACCTTAGTGTACACCGTGATGATCAGAAGTGCTATAAATGTAAGGAATATGGAAGGACTTTTAGAAGAACTGAAGAAATCACTTCAtttcaaagaattgatgattgTGAGAAACCATATGAATGCACTTTTTGTGGGAAATCTTTTAGAGTGCATGCACAACTTACTAGACATCAGAAAATCCATACTGAtgagaaaccttacaaatgtatGGAATGTGGCAAGGATTTTCGATTTCATTCACAGCTAACcgaacatcagagaattcatactggtgagaaaccATACAAATGTATTCAATGTGAGAAGGTCTTTAGAATTAGTTCACAGCTTATtgaacatcagagaattcatactggtgaAAAACCTTATGCATGTAAACAATGTGGGAAGACTTTTGGAGTCTGTAGAGAACTTGCTCGACATCAAAGAATTCATACTGGTAAGAAACCCTATGAATGCAAGGCATGTGGAAAGGTCTTTAGAAATAGTTCATCCCTGACCagacatcagagaattcatactggcgAGAAACCATAtcaatgtaaggaatgtgggaaagcGTTTGGAGTAGGTAGTGAACTTACTcgacatcagagaattcacagtGGTcagaaaccttatgaatgtaaAGAGTGTGGAAAGTTCTTTAGACTTACTTCAGCTCTTATTCAACATCAAAGAATTCATAGTGGTGAGAAACCATATGAATGTAAGGTATGTGAGAAGGCTTTTAGACACAGTTCAGCCCTTACtgaacatcagagaattcatactggagagaaaccctatgaatgtaaagCATGTGGGAAGGCCTTTAGACATAGTTCATCCTTTACaaaacatcagagaattcacaatggtaagaaaccctatgaatgtaaggaatgtggtaATGCTTATAGTATGGGCAGGCACCTTACTTGA